From Rutidosis leptorrhynchoides isolate AG116_Rl617_1_P2 chromosome 3, CSIRO_AGI_Rlap_v1, whole genome shotgun sequence, a single genomic window includes:
- the LOC139900933 gene encoding replication protein A 70 kDa DNA-binding subunit A-like: protein MSRSNKIISVQSIDGRQVNFQLKVKVVRVIKKLGHGFDAGKPVMEFIVSDDMGHKIVVNIRNALLSKFDELIKEWANYCMSYPVVVDSPICYRSKHVKHDCLTFIPFEHLIENELAVGVSADVIGRVSCYGPLLDFKNSGELKNKYINLQLKDLVGLEVDATLWGQFAVDFEHHIKNVSDDSSVILIIQFGKSLSCLPTGIKPILNEIHSTDDSVGSLAPFMSIMPPRDRNPKSWFKDAKHLERYLLVEATINTILPDDLWYYIAYKKCNKSAKPVTPNYDLTLDIDQQLALERKFKVPIRVENPSGTASFTVFETVVKKFVNKTAYDLMKELSEDDDYPEQLEAFLEKTLLFKIEVSNYNNDRGIRNYTVKDATDDPEYLEIFQLLKVDHGIEVVDAEPSSSTLTSSVNITTLIFPI, encoded by the exons ATGTCAAGATCAAACAAGATCATCTCTGTTCAATCTATTGACGGACGACAAGTTAATTTCCAACTAAAAGTTAAAGTCGTTCGAGTTATCAAAAAGCTTGGTCACGGATTTGACGCTGGCAAACCAGTTATGGAGTTCATAGTCTCTGATGATATG GGCCATAAGATTGTCGTCAACATCCGTAACGCCCTGCTCTCAAAGTTTGATGAACTCATCAAAGAATGGGCCAATTATTGTATGTCCTACCCTGTTGTTGTTGACAGTCCCATTTGTTACCGATCCAAACATGTGAAACATGA TTGCTTGACTTTCATTCCTTTTGAGCATTTGATCGAGAATGAGCTTGCAGTTGGAGTTTCTGCAG ATGTTATTGGACGAGTATCCTGCTATGGTCCACTTTTAGATTTCAAAAACAGTGGTGAATTAAAGAACAAGTACATCAATCTACAACTCAAGGATTTAGT TGGATTAGAAGTCGATGCAACTCTGTGGGGACAATTCGCCGTTGATTTCGAACACCATATCAAAAATGTCTCTGATGATTCTTCTGTCATCTTGATTATTCAGTTTGGA AAAAGCTTATCGTGTCTACCAACTGGAATTAAACCAAT CCTCAATGAGATCCATTCTACTGACGATTCAGTTGGTTCCTTAGCTCCTTTCATGTCAATTATGCCACCTCGTGATCGGAATCCTAAATCTTGGTTTAAAGATGCAAAGCATCTTG AAAGGTATCTACTTGTTGAAGCCACAATCAACACCATTCTTCCCGACGATCTTTGGTATTACATTGCCTACAAAAAATGTAATAAGAGTGCAAAACCTGTTACCCCAAACTATGATCTTACATTGGACATTGATCAGCAATTAGCTTTAGAGCGCAA GTTTAAAGTTCCAATCCGTGTAGAAAATCCATCTGGCACAGCCTCTTTTACAGTTTTTGAAACGGTTGTCAAGAAGTTCGTCAACAAAACAGCATATGATTTAATGAAGGAGTTGTCTGAAGATGATGATTATCCGGAACAGTTGGAAGCTTTTTTAGAAAAGACCCTTCTTTTTAAGATAGAGGTCAGTAATTATAACAACGACAGGGGTATTCGCAATTACACCGTGAAAGATGCTACCGATGACCCTGAATATTTAGAAATCTTCCAATTATTAAAG gTTGATCATGGAATTGAAGTTGTTGATGCAGAACCATCATCTTCGACACTGACTTCTTCAGttaatataacaaccctcatttttccaatcTGA